The Zonotrichia leucophrys gambelii isolate GWCS_2022_RI chromosome 20, RI_Zleu_2.0, whole genome shotgun sequence genome contains a region encoding:
- the LOC135456111 gene encoding protein FAM83D-B-like isoform X1 has protein sequence MANASQCLEEGSGRWPPPAGPYSEAQRLALEELVAGGPEALRAFLRREQLPPFLSEPEVQDIARAALPPAAGPEPAAEPSAGASLDASSLTYFPERSELEPPALELGWPGFASGAFRGLTRVEAHFQPGCGDSIYGCKEAVRRQIRSARQMIALVMDFFTDTDIFTDLLEACSQRQVKVYILLDQSSFSHFLKMCKDLGVDLEQEKLMRVRIITGSTYCTRSGTKIIGKVREKFMLIDGIRVTTGSYSFTWTDGKLNSSNILILSGPAVAHFDLEFRILHSRSKPINLKEFSSCKKNRVWDQLFRITVASRDMTREHFLRMEFLYLRAFVGELKRKRSWLHASREAVYSPNNTLHTSPPLTKRNGSLVMRPHWIIER, from the exons GCGCTGGCCGCCGCCGGCCGGGCCGTACAGCGAGGCGCAGCGGCTGGcgctggaggagctggtggcGGGCGGCCCCGAGGCGCTGCGCGCTTTCCTGCGGCGGGAGCAGCTGCCGCCCTTCCTGTCGGAGCCCGAGGTGCAGGACATCGCTCGGGCCGCGCTGCCGCCCGCCGCGGGCCCGGAGCCGGCGGCCGAGCCGTCGGCCGGAGCCTCGCTGGACGCCTCGTCGCTCACCTACTTCCCCGAGCGCTCGGAGCTGGAGCCGCCCgcgctggagctgggctggccgGGCTTCGCCAGCGGCGCCTTCCGCGGGCTCACGCGGGTGGAGGCGCATTTCCAGCCCGGCTGCGGGGACAGCATCTACGGCTGCAAGGAGGCGGTGCGGCGCCAGATCCGCTCCGCCCGGCAG ATGATTGCCCTGGTTATGGACTTCTTCACAGACACTGATATCTTCACAGACCTCTTGGAAGCCTGTAGCCAACGGCAAGTTAAAGTGTATATCCTTCTAGATCAGTCTTCATTTTCCCACTTTCTAAAAATGTGCAAGGATCTGGGAGTTGATCTTGAGCAGGAAAAG CTGATGAGAGTTCGGATTATCACGGGGAGCACCTACTGCACCAGGTCAGGCACCAAAATCATTGGAAAAGTCCGAGAAAAGTTCATGTTGATTGATGGCATTAGAGTGACCACAGGCTCCTACAG TTTTACATGGACAGATGGGAAGCTGAACAGCAGTAACATTTTGATCCTGTCAGGCCCAGCAGTTGCACACTTTGACCTGGAATTTCGGATTCTTCATTCACGGTCAAAGCCTATCAACCTCAAAGAGTTTTCCAGCTGCAAGAAGAACAGGGTGTGGGACCAGCTGTTCAGGATAACAGTGGCTTCCAGAGACATGACCAGGGAACACTTCCTGAGAATGGAATTTTTGTATCTGAGAGCATTTGTGGGAGAgctgaagaggaagaggagctggctGCACGCCTCCAGGGAGGCAGTGTACAGCCCAAATAACACGCTGCACACCTCTCCCCCGCTGACTAAGAGGAATGGCTCCCTGGTTATGAGGCCACACTGGATCATAGAGAGATGA
- the LOC135456111 gene encoding protein FAM83D-B-like isoform X2: MANASQCLEEGSGRWPPPAGPYSEAQRLALEELVAGGPEALRAFLRREQLPPFLSEPEVQDIARAALPPAAGPEPAAEPSAGASLDASSLTYFPERSELEPPALELGWPGFASGAFRGLTRVEAHFQPGCGDSIYGCKEAVRRQIRSARQMIALVMDFFTDTDIFTDLLEACSQR, translated from the exons GCGCTGGCCGCCGCCGGCCGGGCCGTACAGCGAGGCGCAGCGGCTGGcgctggaggagctggtggcGGGCGGCCCCGAGGCGCTGCGCGCTTTCCTGCGGCGGGAGCAGCTGCCGCCCTTCCTGTCGGAGCCCGAGGTGCAGGACATCGCTCGGGCCGCGCTGCCGCCCGCCGCGGGCCCGGAGCCGGCGGCCGAGCCGTCGGCCGGAGCCTCGCTGGACGCCTCGTCGCTCACCTACTTCCCCGAGCGCTCGGAGCTGGAGCCGCCCgcgctggagctgggctggccgGGCTTCGCCAGCGGCGCCTTCCGCGGGCTCACGCGGGTGGAGGCGCATTTCCAGCCCGGCTGCGGGGACAGCATCTACGGCTGCAAGGAGGCGGTGCGGCGCCAGATCCGCTCCGCCCGGCAG ATGATTGCCCTGGTTATGGACTTCTTCACAGACACTGATATCTTCACAGACCTCTTGGAAGCCTGTAGCCAACG CTGA